DNA sequence from the Burkholderia pyrrocinia genome:
TTTCTTGCACTGCAGCCGGCAAGGCACGTTCGCAAGCCCGTTATTAGCGTGAACAGGCCCTACGCAAGCCCCGTTTTAGCGGGACCAGGCCCCGTGCCTTTGAACAATCGCTCTGCTATACTCGGTAGTCTTTCCCTGCAAACCTTTATTCGTGTCGGATCATGACGATCATTCGCGTTAAAGAGAACGAGCCGTTCGAAGTTGCAATGCGTCGCTTCAAGCGCACGATCGAGAAGAACGGTCTGTTGACCGAACTTCGTGCGCGCGAGTTTTACGAGAAGC
Encoded proteins:
- the rpsU gene encoding 30S ribosomal protein S21, which encodes MTIIRVKENEPFEVAMRRFKRTIEKNGLLTELRAREFYEKPTAERKRKKAAAVKRHYKRIRSQTLPKKLY